The Corynebacterium minutissimum genome includes the window CTCAACGTTCCAATGTGCGCGCAGCTTGTTGGCCAGCTCGCGAGCCGGGGTGGACAGCTCTTCCTTCTTCGACAGCGGAAGCACGGCCACCTTAACCGGAGCCAGACGGCGGTCCAGGCGCAGAACCACGCGCTTATCGGTGCCGCCCTTGGCGTTCGGGGCTTCCTCTTCATCGTAGGCATCGATGAGGAAGGCCATCATGGCGCGGCCCAGGCCAGCGGCCGGCTCGATGACGTACGGGGTCCAGCGCTCGCCGGCCTCCTGGTCAAAGTAGGACAGGTCCTCACCGGAGCCCTTCGCATGCACGGACAGGTCGTAGTCCGTACGGTTGGCCACGCCTTCCAGCTCGCCCCACTTGGACCCCTTGAAGTTGTAGGCGTACTCCACGTCCACAGTGCGCTTGGAGTAGTGGGAGAGCTTCTCCTGCGGGTGCTCGTAGAGGCGCAGGTTCTCCTTCTTAATACCGAGGTCGATGTACCAGTTGAAGCGGTCATCAATCCAGTACTGGTGCCATTCTTCGTCCTCGCCCGGCTTGACGAAGAACTCCATCTCCATCTGCTCGAACTCGCGAGTACGGAAGATGAAGTTACCCGGAGTGATCTCGTTGCGGAAGGACTTACCGATGTTCGCGATGCCAAACGGCGGCTTCATACGCGACGACGTCATGACGTTCTTGAAGTTGACGAAGATACCCTGCGCGGTCTCCGGGCGCAGATAGTGCAGGCCCTGCTCATCGTCGACCGGGCCCAGGAAGGTCTTGAGCAGGCCAGAGAAGGCCTTCGGCTCCGTCCAGTCACCCGGCTGGCCGGTCTCCGGGTCATTGATGTCCGCCAAGCCGTTTGCCGGCTCGTGGCCGTGCTTTTCCTCGTAGGCCTCAATGAGGTGGTCAGCGCGGTAGCGCTTACCGGTGTGCTTGGACTCCACCAGTGGGTCGGTGAAGACCTCGACGTGGCCGGAGGACACCCAGACTTGGCGCGGCTGGATGACGGAGGTGTCTACACCCACGACGTCATCGCGGGACTGCACCATGTGGCGCCACCACTGACGCTTGATGTTTTCCTTCAGCTCGACACCCAGCGGGCCATAGTCCCACGCAGAGCGGGAACCGCCATAAATTTCACCTGCCTGGTAGACCAAGCCGCGGCGCTTACACAGGCTGACAACAGTATCAATGACGGATGCCATGGTTAGTGGGACTCCTCTGGTAGGGGACAGTCTTTTACAATGCGAACTAGTCTAGCGTGCGCCAACCTGCTCCGCGCCCTCACCCCACAAGTGTGGTGTATTCTATACACGTTTTCGCATTCTTCGGCTATAGTATATATATCTCTACCTCTATAGAAACGATCGAAAGTGAACGGCGTGAATACCACTCCTGAAGCCCCTCTCTCCTTTGATATCGATGCCGCCACGACGGTCATCAGTGCTTTAGATTCACCTTTGCGTATCGATATCATTCAGCGCCTAGCTGAGCGCGATCACTATGTGCACGAGCTCGTTGCCGCAACGGGTAAGTCGCAGCCACTTATAAGCCAACACCTGCGCGTTCTCAAACGCGCGAACATTGTGGATAGCGAACGTTTGGGTCGCGAGGTGCGCTACAGCTTGGCGGCTCCTAAGGTGTTGCCGCTGCTTGCCGACGCTGCCCTGGCCACCACCTAATACCCTTATTGAAAGTGTATTGATAGGCTAAGCAGCATGGCCATCCACGACAGCATCCCGAAGCTCGGCGCGCGCAATACCCGTCAGCGCACCGCTGTGGTCGAGGTCCTTCGGAAGCTCGACAAGTTCGCGTCCGCCAAGGACATTCACCAGGCGCTTATCGACGACCACCAGAAGGTCGGCCTCACCACCGTCTACCGCACGCTGCAATCACTCTCTGAGATCGATGCGGTTGATGCGCTCCATATGCCTTCCGGCGAGACGCTGTACCGACATTGCGACACCGATGCCCATCACCACCATTTGGTGTGTACCAGGTGTGGCCGCACCGAAGAAATCGACGGCGGCCCCATCGAGCAGTGGGCCTCCTCGGTAGCCAAGGAACACGGCTTTGAGCTCACCGGGCACGATGCCGAGATCTTCGGCACGTGTGCCGAGTGCTCCGCAGCATCCTAAGCACACCTTCTTAACAGAGAACCTTCCACCTCAGCCCGCCCTATCGTTGTGGCGGAGCTGAGGTTTTTCTTTGCCCTTTACCTGCGGCAACTCCATTTCCTCCATCAAATAAAGTAAAGCACCCTTTACAGTAAAGCGTGCTTGACATATGATGTGCGTAAAGCACGCTTTACAGCCGTCACTGATAGGAGGAACTTTATGCCCACTTCTCGCTTTGGCCGCCCCAAGTGGGGCGGTACCCAAACCACACTCATCGCCCTATCCCTGGCCGCGGGCCTCGTTCTCGCCACGGTTGCCGGAGCTGCCATTGCGGCCTTCGTGCACCAGGAAGCACCGTGGCTAGCTTTTATGGTCTACGCTTTGTGCCTTCTCCCCGTAACCACTGTAGCTAGCTGGGCTTTCATGGTGGATCGTTCCACTATTCGGGGTGCTACCCCAGACCCGGAGAATTCTATCGAGTCTCACTGGTATTCACAGGCTTCCGAAAACACCCTGCATGCCATGCTCTTTGCCATCGGTGGACTCGGCATCGTCTCGTCCATCTGGGAATTCAGCGTCTCCGGTCCCCTGCTCACGATCATTCTGGGCGCCTTCGTTACTGGTACCTTTGGCATTAGCTATCTCGCTCACAAGCAGGCGGCGAGCTAAGCCGTGGATAACCGCCTCAAAGAGATACGCGAACAACGCGGGCTCTCGCAACAAGGCCTCGCCACCGAATTGGGAGTCTCGCGCCAAACCATCATCAGCATTGAAAAGGGGCGCTACGATCCTTCGCTTCCCCTCGCCTTTCAGATTGCGCGCCACTTTTCCTGCCGCATCGAGGACATCTTTATCCCAGATGTCTAGGCGGGCTATTTGACACCGCCGAAGCGACGGTCACGCCGCGCGTACTCTTCCACCGCAGCGAACAGGTCTTGCGGAGTGAAGTCTGGGAAGAGCTTGTCTTGATAAATCATCTCTGCGTAGGCCGACTGCCAGAGCAGGAAATTGGAGGTGCGCTTCTCGCCGGAAGGGCGCAGGAACAAATCCACGTCCGGCATATCGGGGTCATACATCACCGAGCTCACCGTCTTCTCGTTGATGGAGCGTGGGTCGAGCTCGCCGCGGGAGACCTGCTCGGCGAGGGTACGGATGCCGTCGACAAGCTCGGCGCGCCCTCCGTAATTCACGCACATCACCAGGGTCATCTTGGTGTTGTCCTTGGTGAGCTCCTCGGCGGCCTCGAGCTCCTTGATAACTGAGCGCCACAGACGCGGGCGGCGGCCTGCCCACACCACGCGCACTCCCCTCTCGTTGAGCCAGTGGCGCTGGCGGCGCAGCACGTCGCGGTTAAAGCCCATGAGGAAGCGGACCTCCTCGGCACTGCGGCGCCAGTTCTCCGTGGAGAAAGCATAGGCCGAGAGGTAGGGAATGCCGAGGGCGAGGCAGGCATCGACGACGTCGAGAAGCACTGCTTCTCCCCTACGATGGCCCTCGGTGCGCTTCATTCCGCGCTCCTCTGCCCAGCGGCCATTTCCGTCCATGACCAGCGCGATGTGGCGCGGCAGGAACTCCTGCGGGATAGCGGGCGGGTGGAGCACTCGGTTCGGGTCAGGCGTAATCACGCATTACAGTCTACTGTTCCATGATTCCCAACGCGCCAACGCTTCGCTCAAGATGCCATTGCAGGTGGGCGCGGGTCAGGCGGTGGGCTTCCTGCGCCTGGGCGTGGGTGGGCTGGCTAGGGTGACCGTGGGCGATGAGCCACATGTGGTGCAGGGTTTCCGGGTCCACCTCGGCGGCTCCCGGCGGGCGGCATTGGTGGCAAGCAGCCCCGCCCACGGCCGGGTGGAAGGCGTGGTGGGGGCCGGGCCTTTGGCACTGGGCGCAATCGAACAGGCTGGGCGCCCAGCCGGCGTGGGACATGGATTTGAGGAGGAAGGCGTCGAGAAGCAAGAGCGGATCTCCGTGCTGGAGTTGGTTGAGGACGTCAACACACGCCTCGTAGAGGTAGGGATCCCCAGGGGCGTCGGCGGCGGCGAGGCGCTCAGCGGACTCGAGGGCGGCGCAGGCGGCGGTATAGCGCTCATAGTCCTCGATGATGCGCGCTCCGAAATAGTCCACCGTGTCTGCCTGCGCGATGGTGTAGAGGTTGCGGCCGGGGTAAAGCTGCACGTCGAGGTTGACGAAGAGCTGCAGGCGCGAGCCGAAGCGCGACTTCGCGCGGCGCACCCCCTTCGCCACGCCGCGCACGAGACCGTGATTGCGTGTCAGCAGCACGATGATGCGGTCCGCCTCCCCGAAATCGTAGGTGCGGATGACGAGGGCGCGGTCGCGGAAATTCTCGCGCATCTAGAAGCCCAAGCGGCCCAGCGCCTTCGGGTCCGACTGCCAGTTCTTCAGCACCTTAATGCGCAGGTCAAGGTAGACGTTCTGGCCGAGGAGCTGGATGA containing:
- a CDS encoding glycine--tRNA ligase, with the translated sequence MASVIDTVVSLCKRRGLVYQAGEIYGGSRSAWDYGPLGVELKENIKRQWWRHMVQSRDDVVGVDTSVIQPRQVWVSSGHVEVFTDPLVESKHTGKRYRADHLIEAYEEKHGHEPANGLADINDPETGQPGDWTEPKAFSGLLKTFLGPVDDEQGLHYLRPETAQGIFVNFKNVMTSSRMKPPFGIANIGKSFRNEITPGNFIFRTREFEQMEMEFFVKPGEDEEWHQYWIDDRFNWYIDLGIKKENLRLYEHPQEKLSHYSKRTVDVEYAYNFKGSKWGELEGVANRTDYDLSVHAKGSGEDLSYFDQEAGERWTPYVIEPAAGLGRAMMAFLIDAYDEEEAPNAKGGTDKRVVLRLDRRLAPVKVAVLPLSKKEELSTPARELANKLRAHWNVEFDVSGAIGRRYRRQDEIGTPFCVTFDFDTLEDNAVTVRERDSMEQERVKLDELEAYLAARLIGC
- a CDS encoding ArsR/SmtB family transcription factor codes for the protein MNTTPEAPLSFDIDAATTVISALDSPLRIDIIQRLAERDHYVHELVAATGKSQPLISQHLRVLKRANIVDSERLGREVRYSLAAPKVLPLLADAALATT
- a CDS encoding Fur family transcriptional regulator, producing MAIHDSIPKLGARNTRQRTAVVEVLRKLDKFASAKDIHQALIDDHQKVGLTTVYRTLQSLSEIDAVDALHMPSGETLYRHCDTDAHHHHLVCTRCGRTEEIDGGPIEQWASSVAKEHGFELTGHDAEIFGTCAECSAAS
- a CDS encoding helix-turn-helix transcriptional regulator, whose protein sequence is MDNRLKEIREQRGLSQQGLATELGVSRQTIISIEKGRYDPSLPLAFQIARHFSCRIEDIFIPDV
- a CDS encoding isoprenyl transferase, encoding MITPDPNRVLHPPAIPQEFLPRHIALVMDGNGRWAEERGMKRTEGHRRGEAVLLDVVDACLALGIPYLSAYAFSTENWRRSAEEVRFLMGFNRDVLRRQRHWLNERGVRVVWAGRRPRLWRSVIKELEAAEELTKDNTKMTLVMCVNYGGRAELVDGIRTLAEQVSRGELDPRSINEKTVSSVMYDPDMPDVDLFLRPSGEKRTSNFLLWQSAYAEMIYQDKLFPDFTPQDLFAAVEEYARRDRRFGGVK
- the recO gene encoding DNA repair protein RecO — protein: MRENFRDRALVIRTYDFGEADRIIVLLTRNHGLVRGVAKGVRRAKSRFGSRLQLFVNLDVQLYPGRNLYTIAQADTVDYFGARIIEDYERYTAACAALESAERLAAADAPGDPYLYEACVDVLNQLQHGDPLLLLDAFLLKSMSHAGWAPSLFDCAQCQRPGPHHAFHPAVGGAACHQCRPPGAAEVDPETLHHMWLIAHGHPSQPTHAQAQEAHRLTRAHLQWHLERSVGALGIMEQ